The segment CTTTCATGTCTGGATCCATCAATTTTAACGTCTTGCCCTACTGCTACTTAAAGTCTTTTTTActgctcttttaaaatctttccaaaaagcttcattttcGTACCAGCTCTGCTCATTGTCTCAGTGTTCTTCATTTCCGTGCATGACTATGGCAGAAAGATTGACATCTCCCTCACCAGAGAATATTCCTGTGCGTCAGCAAGAAGAGGAGTCAGAGTCACGTTCCTTGTTGGGCAGCAGGTATTTTGCTTCCAGGTATTTGACCACAGCCTAATCAAGGCAGCCTGGTTAAGTTTTTTCAAATCCTGGGCATGTTGAACATTGAGCTTCAGAGTCCCAGCACCTCTGCCCCATGCCTCCTTCTTGGCCAGCTGCTTTGCAGAGTACTTTCAGGTCTCTGCTGCCACAGCCGAGCAGTTCCTTTCAGCAGAGACCCCAGCACACACCCCCTGGCTGTGGAGGGCATGTGAGCATGGGACAAGGACAGGAGATAGATGGGTGCAATTATAGTGTGGTCACTAATTGCAGAAGAGACCACCTAGATGGCCATCAATGCTGGGAAACTCCATTAGATCCCTAAGGCCACAGTAGGGATTCACAGGTTGTTCCTCAGCTCCTTTTCCAGCCCCCTTCCAGGAGGCCAAGCACATTCATATCCATTCACCTGCACAGCCCCCAAACTGTTGCAAAATGTGCTCAGGTGGCTCCTGCCCCAGTTGCCAGTGGAGGTGCTGCCTACACCCCATCCCCATGCTGCCTACACCCCATACCCATGGTACCATGCTGGTACCAGTACCACGGCCCACGCCTGTGAGGAGCTTCTGCTGACACACAGGAGCTTTGGGTGTTCTGCCAGgaccagggctgggggagcacCCTGCTCAGGAAGCACCTCAGAGAAGGAGGTGTGGGCAGGTGCAGGGTGACAGAGGAAGGAGTGTCTGCTGGGGACACCCCTGATGCacacctcccctccccatggGTGGTGACCCAGCTGACATGgctgtccccagagcagcagcacctggtTGTGTCAGGGGGCTGAAATTAGTGAACAGTCCTGACACTTAGTTCTGTCTCTCAAATGCCTTGAACTTTGATATgaggggaggagatggggtgaAACTGGTCCCTCAAGGCTCTGCTTTATCTAGCAAGCCttgaggcagcagcactgcttagCATGTTGTATTGGTTTATTTTGATGCATTCCTGACTGACACTAAGGCAACTTTTAATCCAAGGTCAAGGTGAAAGTTTCACATCCACACCTATGGTAAGGACCCACTGCAGAGTCTCAGTTCCTGCTTGTTCTGAGCAGCTCAGTGCAATTCAAACCCAACCCACCTACCAGCCCTTTACAacagctccctcctccctccttcctcccccctcctcaaATCAAAGGAAACAGACCAGAGATTCCAGGTACTTTGAGGTCTTCCTACAGTGGACTTAAAACAGAGCTACAGAACCAAGGAGAGcaagaagcaataaaaataacatatttaatGGGAGAGGGGGCAGGCTGCATGTTGCTTAAAGAACTGCAAATGGTTGATACCAATGCTGCTCCACCTTTCCACACCCATGTGCACACAGCATGCAGCAAGACACAATGAAGCTGCAGAAATTCCATAAACTTGGATTTCTGGGGACCCAAGTGCTTTAACCCTCCTACTCCTAACACACAAGGTCTTTGAACTAAACCATAACTCCATACATTTCTAGAAAGAGAATTACAGTACTGACTTAACAGTTTCTAAGGCTCAGACTGAGTCCAAAAAAACCTCTGATCTGGTTCATTCAATCTCTTGTTTGGACTGTATGAATTCAGCATAAGAATGGTCACAGCAAAATATCCACAGGTAATCtctaaatttgtttttttataccCAGAAGTTAATGTGTCACTAATAGAATTTGTACATATTTACACAGGTTTACCTGTTAGCAAAATAACCTGTTAAACCTCCAACAGAGAAACTTTCAACCTCTATTGGTAAAGGAACATCTGTCCAATGGATGTTTAAATGGAtgtttaatttgaattttaaatcaCCAGTAATAAATAGTTGATGGAACATACtattcagaacagaaaaaccCACTATTTAGGCCATGCTTAATACAATTTTTGTTTGcaattaatacatttttgtttaCAGTTAATACAATTTCATCTTTTCTGGACCAGTTGTGTCTAGCTCATGTCTAAACAACATTGGCAGAACCAGAGCTATCAGATCTCTCTTTGACTTTAGCTCGTTTGAATTCAGAGCATTCTGAACAGTCACAAGACCCTGTAAgacaaatcacagaatgtcaggggttggaaggggcctctggaGATGCCCCAATCCaacccctgccccagcaggatcccccagggcaggacacacaggaacacatccaggggggtttggaaaggctccagaggagactccagaacctggacagcctgggccagggctccctcaccgTAAAggagtttctcctcatgttgaggtgaaACTTCCAGTGTTCAAGTTTAAACCCATTATTTGTTGTACTATTACTGCGTGCCATCAGAAAGAGACTTAACCCTTCCCACTGACACCCACGCCTTAgatatttacagaaattaataagatcccctctcagcattttctcagctccaattctctccatctttcttcATAGAAGAGATGTTCAGGTCCTTTAAGCATCTTCATTGCTCTCAGTTGGACTCTCTCCTGTCTCCATGTCTCTCTGGAACCGAGAAGCCCAAACCAGGATCCAGTATTCCAGATATGTCTCACCAGGGTAAAGGGGGAGAAGAACCACCCTAGATCTGCTAGACACaattttcctgatttccccctgtcttggccacaagggcacagTGCTGACCCACGGAGAATTTGCTGCCCACTAGGActccaaggtctttctccaTGAAGCTTCTTTCCAGTAGGATATCCCCTAATCTGTACTGGTGCCTGCTGTTATTCGTACCCGAAGTGTAGGAATGGGTACAACAGTATGCAGAAACCCATGAGAGATTCATTGTCACTTCAGGTATCAAGGGTGGTAGGGATTGTTTCACTGGCCTTAGCAATGCAAACACTTTACCGTAAGAAAGTTCTGGGAAGATTAATTTCCTAAACATGACTTGAATGTTTTGTTGGCTTTAAGAGTAGCAAGTACATCACAGTAAGATTTCAGGAATGTTTAATTCCTAAGCAGGTTTGGGAGTGAGGTCCTTTTGCCTTTCCAATCCACCCCTCCCTGCAGAAGGTCTGAGAGCCAGGGAGGAGGAGCAAGAGCCCAAATTCAGAACCACTGTTTGTGGATTGTGGATTTCCActctccccacacacacacaccagttCTCAGGAGTGTTGACACCACAACCACAATCTGTGTTGAAATCTCTGCTAGGCACAACTATTGCTTTGTTAGGCCTTTTGTATTATTAACTTTGAGAATGTGCTTTGAGTTATGACACTAATTAGAATATATAAATTAACTGGTGATAGCAAGGTATGTAGGAGGTGAGGAAGTGTAACCACAGGAGCAGCAGACATTTCTGGGCAGTGTAGGCTGCCAAGGCAAAATCCTTTTGCAGTTGCACCATCCCTTGGAATGAGACAGACCAGGAAAGTTACATCTGGACAAAGCAGGTTTGAGGTAGATAATGAGGGTAATGAGGACAAGACAAAGGATGGACTGAGCATGTGTAACAACTGAGTTCATACACAGTGATGAAGACTACAGAAGCCCAGCAGAGGAAGTAAACAACCACCAGAGAGACTGTGATTTTGGGAGTAACAGCCAGATGCTGACATAGTTTTTAACTGTAGTATTTAACCATAGCTGtatttatgttatttatttataggtAGCTCATGTTAATTAGTTACTGGGAAAATCAATATATAATTCCCTTTGTGTAATAAAAGCCTCTAGAAGCTTTTGTTTTACAGACCACGTATGGTGGAGGAATCCCCTGTGAGTCCCGATAAAGAATACTGACTTTCAGTGACAAAGTGCTGTTGAGGTCAGCTTGTTTCAGGATGAGGGGAGTGAATGATGTGAACCTGGTCCCTCAAGGCTTTACTTCATTCTCCAACAAGCTTTGAGACAACAGCACTGCTTCATTTGTTGTATAGGTTTATTTTGATGCTTTCCTGTGATCTACACCAAGACATCTTCTCATCCAAGGAAGAGCTGCCTGAAATGTTTAAGCCAGTGGCAGGGTCTCAGAACAAGCAGCAAATGGAGACAAGTACAATCCGGGATGACTTGGCTCGATTTCTGGGTATACTGCAtaccaaaaataataaaaaggttCGCTGTGCTGGGTCACCCCATGCCCCCCAACCCAACTTTGCCCCAGGTGATTCACCAGCTGGAGAACAAAACTGGTAAGGAAAGTCCACGCTGGGCAGAGACCACCCCAGCACCATCCCGGGACATTCCGAGGCAGCAGAGACCCGAAGGATCTCTTGGAAGCCGCTGCCCAGACCTGGTCCCTGCCGGGACCCCGGCGCCCATCCCCATGGCTGTGAGCCCTTCCCGGGGAGAGCGCACGAGCGGGAGCTGCGGGCAGTTCGGGCACAGAGGGGACCCGGTGTCAGTGGCTGCTGACTGAAGGGTCTGAAATTCACTGAAAAGTCTGCCCCTGAAAGTCTCTCGGGGCAGAGCCTCCATGGGGAGAGAAgccagggctcttcccagcaccagaTGGAGCCGGATCCGGCAGAGGACCTGGCGAGCTCCAGACACACTATGGGTGCCCCACTCCAAGATGGCGGCgggaaaaggaaggaggtgggggcagggaggggtggAGATTCCCGCCCTCTTGTTTagggaagagcaggagatgAGAGGGGATCCCGCAAAAGGGCTCCAGCCCTCGGACCGTCTTCTGTTCCCAAGGCTTGGGCCAGCAGTCCCCAGGCTAAGGAGGCAGCATGGCGGGCGTTAGCCCCAGGTCACGGCTGGCAGGGCTGAAATCAGCTGATGGTTCCTTTGCATCCTCAGTGCTTGCTCTTAGCCATGTCCTCCTGCATTCCTGTTTTGAAAGATACCTTGAAACTGAACTGTCTTCTTAAAAgtggaattttttatttctttgtttgagccttatgaaaaattttccttcaaaagTCTTTTCTGACTGCATCAGGAGCCTCAGTTCTGCTGCTTGTAAGGAACTGGAAGTAGTTGTGAGAATGTTTCCCAAACAAATGGAGGACAAGTGTGTGCAAGATTCAGAAAGCAACTTTATTCTGCAAGGTGATTAGAGAATACAGCAGGGACATGTGTGCCTGGGCTCAGAGCAGTTTAGAGCAGGTTAGTGATTGGTATTTTTTCTACTGATGCCATCTGTacctgcaaagcagaaagagtATAAAGTCTTGCTGGATCAGGAGGGGTGTGGGTTTCTGAGCAGTTTTTCTCCCTGCTTGGTTGGAACTTGGTTGGGAACCCCAGCATTTATAAAAACTTGGCTCTGATACAATCACAGAatctcagactggtttggggttgggagggactttaaagatcatctagttcctaCTCTCTGCCATGGGCCAGGCCACCtcccacaagaccaggttgctcaaagatACCGATCCCTAAAAACCAACCGCAGGTGAAAGGCCCAACCCAAAGCAGGGAGCTTTTCTACTTtgcaagagaagaagaaaacagcttttgctATGCAGGAGCAGCCCTTTTCACCCCTTGTCCCCCATCCTGCACAACGGGCCCCAGCAGGGCACTGGTCTGGCCACGTTCCCAGTGCAGACAGGGCAGAGTGCTACTGGTATGGGGCTGGTTTGATGAGGATGGCAGAGGCTTTGCAGTTCCCATTGCACAGGCTGCCCCACGTGATGCCCCCCTTGACATTCAGCCGTGCAGCATAACAGGCTGAGTACCACCACCCACCCCCGTAGCGGGAGGCACAGTTCCCTCTGTAAGTGTCCTGATCTCGATCTTTGGTGGAGAACCTCATGTTGTTGTGCACATCCCTAGGGTTGTCTGAGTCCATGGCATCTCCCGCTGTCCCTGAGTAAGTTCCCAGCCTCAGCCGGTAGCCGTGGGACTCATCTTCCACAGCGAAGAAGTTGTAGTCTGCAAACTTGGTGTTGTTTGAAGCATCCCAGATGATGAACCTGACCTGGTAGACCTTCTGCTTGGAGATCTGATGGATGTACTCAGTGCCCAGCCAGTATTCAGTGTGCACATTCCCAAAGCCGTGCTTGTAGGTGCTCCAGGACTCAGCCCAGGTGATCTCCGTGCTCTGCCGGTTCCTCTGGATGACCGTCCAgcccccatccctcccatccATCTCACAGGACACCAGGATGGGGTGCAGGCCAGTGGGCTGGATGACATAGACACCACTGGGGCTGCCAGCAGGGACCTCACTGCAGTCCTTGGCCAACCTGGGCCAGAAGGGAGGGTGATAAAAAAAGCTTGTGTGACAAGACATGACTATGTGTCACCCTGTAGCAGGACAGAGGACATCTGGCCAGGCTTAAGCAGGTGTCCCAGCCTAGCAAGGTCAATGTGTTTGGGGATGAGAGTGGGTTGGCCCTAAGCCTTCTGTTCCTCTTCCATATAGGGCACCTAACAGGTGCAGTCCCAGTGAAAGGTCCCAGACCCACTGGGGCTATGCTGGCATCAGGCCAGGAGACTGATGTGAACTAGTGAGCTCCTTTGGGCCTCTTGACATAGGGATTGTGTTACTAAAACTGGATCATGGTGGAGGGAAGGTGGAGAAGACCTAAGCCCCTTCTGGTGACTgagggaacaggaaaaaattactccttCAAGCTCAGGGACACCCCCACCACTCTGCacagtgcacacacacacatacacacacacacacagaaacacacaccACAGCATTGGGTACAACTCACACCCACCATCCCCCCCCTGCAGCAGGCCAGGGCTAGGGACAGTGCGTGGCCCTTTCCTCTGGAGCTGGCTGTACATGAGCACCCAGTTCCTGATCCCCCCTGTGCTGCAGGTCTCTCCATGCCTTCAGGTCCCTTTCTGCATTACCTCCTACCACAGTTAAGCTCATCCTGCTGGATGGACCAGagctcctctccccagctgaGCAAAGGGTGAGGCCAAGGCCACatctccacaacctccctggcaGTACTCACTCACATGGAGGTGTTTTGGGGTCTGAGGCCACCAAAGCAcatcctctccccagccctgttTTACCACGCCCAGAGcatgggctggggctgctcaggagCCAGGGCTGACCcagctggaggaagggaaagggcaCTGCAGTGCCCACGGGAGGTTACGTACTGGTTTTCTCAGAGCACTTGCCAAAGTGTTGGAAGGAGATTTCTTGAAGATGTTTAAGGTTTGTGTATGCATGGAGTAGCCTGGGGCAGCCAAGACGAGCACAGAAACAAGTAGTACAAGGCACTGGGCTACTAGAAAGAGAAAGTTGGGAGAAAAGATGAAATGTGACCCTCTGTCTGGAGAGGCAGGAAATTCCCATTAGCTCCAGCACTGCATGGTGTGACAGTACTGAGTGAGCTGGCAGGAGTGCCCCAGCCATGCTGGGCAACACCAGACTACTCCCTGCAAGAGGAGAGCCTGCCAGCAGGGACTCAGCTCTTGTGCCCAAGGGGCAGACAAACTTCCCTGCACCCCCAGACCCAGCTCCCAAAAATCCAGAGCACCCAACAAGCAGCTGAGCCGAGGTTCATTTCTGGCCCCTGAAGCAGGGggggagccaggagcaggacacaagctgctggtgctgggaggggtggcCAGTGAGCCTCAGAGAGCACCAACACCACCACTGCTGCCctcagggtgctgggacccCTGCAGGGAGCCTCTCCCCACTGCTGGGCTTGCCCTCTCTGTGCTTCCCAGCCCCGTACTCACCCATGGTGTTCCACCCAGGAATGTCCTCCAGAGCGAAGGTCTCCCAGAGGCATTTAGTGCCCTCTGCAGTGGGCACAATGAGTGGGTTCTTCCTTTCTCGCCAGGGAGGGAATCAGCCTGGTTTGTGCCCTCGGAGAGCACAAGCCAAGACGAAGGTGTCGGTGCACAGCTTCCTGAGCTGCAAGGATAGAACCCCTGGGCCAGCCAGAGTCCTTGGAATGGTCTCTTCTGTGAGTGCTTAGCTTCCTGGATGGAATTTCCCCTGGGAACAGCATATTTGTGAGCTCTGAAGAGTGGAACTCAGTCAGTAAACACTTGAGTGCCAGTCACCAACCCGCATGAAGAGCAAAATCCACACTCTGGAGAGATatccccacctccccccacTGCAGCAGGGTGCTGCCAGGTGAGTGGGTTCTTGTTGAAGGTGCTTTTGACAAGGCCAGCCTGGTTCTTGGTGGGGAAGTGAGAGCAGCCCCCAGACTCCTAGAGACACCAGCAGTTGTGGGACAGCATCTGGGGCTTCTGCTGAGTGCACGACTGCAGGCAGAGGGCTGTAGCTGTAAAGGAACCAGGAGAAGGCTCCATTCCCCAGGAGGACACAGTCCTGGTCTGCAAGAATGCAGCTGAATGGGCTTGCTGGGAGACACTGGGTGAGAGAGCTGAGATCTCTGGGCTTGGGAAACTGGTCCTGCAGGATGGATGGGTAGAGAGGAAAGCAAGTGTTCTGCCCAGGAAGAGGGGGATGGAAGGCGGCAAAAGGGATCTGAGCATGtcaggagggaaaaggaggggtcTGAGCAGGCACAGAGGGTAAAGCAGAAAGCCTGATCCTGTGTGCATGGAGAGGGGGAATGGAGGGGATCT is part of the Calypte anna isolate BGI_N300 chromosome 19, bCalAnn1_v1.p, whole genome shotgun sequence genome and harbors:
- the LOC103535870 gene encoding fibrinogen-like protein 1-like protein, yielding MVAQCLVLLVSVLVLAAPGYSMHTQTLNIFKKSPSNTLASALRKPVRNLPWDCSEVPAGSPSGVYVIQPTGLHPILVSCEMDGRDGGWTVIQRNRQSTEITWAESWSTYKHGFGNVHTEYWLGTEYIHQISKQKVYQVRFIIWDASNNTKFADYNFFAVEDESHGYRLRLGTYSGTAGDAMDSDNPRDVHNNMRFSTKDRDQDTYRGNCASRYGGGWWYSACYAARLNVKGGITWGSLCNGNCKASAILIKPAPYQ